A region of Moorena producens PAL-8-15-08-1 DNA encodes the following proteins:
- a CDS encoding ATP-binding cassette domain-containing protein has product MENVVAIQNLNHYYQEGRGRRQVIFNINLTIKVGETLFLTGESGSGKTTLISLIGCLRSVQEGSLKILGQELRGAGQSQLINLRRNLGYVFQHFNLFDFMTICQNVQVSLELQKNFDPEQARLKSEALLKKVGLEHRLNAYPRELSGGQKQRVAIARALVHRPKLILADEPTAALDSKTGREVVELIQGLAKQQGSAVLIVTHNNRILDLADRIVRIKDGQLGIGYVEELSLILPTLTDKQLTEIASNIELRTYEPGLTIIGQGYPAKEFYILIEGTVEVINKNDDSEAIVLERLERGNFFGEIGLLKGEKCIENVRVTSDSEAKVMVIDQETFLKMIYESKLTNAVINYQMFQRLSKFKV; this is encoded by the coding sequence ATGGAGAATGTTGTTGCTATTCAAAATCTTAATCATTATTACCAAGAAGGGAGAGGACGCAGACAGGTAATATTTAATATTAACTTAACTATCAAGGTAGGAGAAACTCTATTCCTGACTGGAGAATCTGGATCGGGAAAAACCACCTTAATATCCTTGATTGGATGTTTGCGTTCTGTCCAAGAGGGTAGTTTGAAAATATTGGGTCAAGAATTGCGTGGTGCTGGTCAATCTCAATTGATTAATTTGCGTCGTAATCTTGGCTATGTTTTTCAACATTTCAATTTGTTTGATTTTATGACTATCTGCCAGAATGTACAAGTATCCCTAGAACTACAAAAAAACTTTGATCCTGAGCAAGCTCGTCTTAAAAGTGAAGCTTTACTTAAAAAAGTTGGTTTAGAACACCGACTAAACGCCTACCCTAGAGAACTTTCAGGAGGCCAAAAACAACGAGTGGCGATCGCTCGTGCCTTAGTCCACCGGCCTAAATTAATATTAGCAGACGAACCAACTGCTGCCCTAGACAGTAAAACAGGTCGAGAGGTGGTAGAACTAATTCAGGGTCTTGCCAAACAACAAGGTAGTGCTGTTTTAATCGTCACTCACAACAACCGGATTCTGGATCTTGCCGATCGGATTGTGCGGATTAAAGATGGTCAGTTAGGAATAGGATACGTCGAGGAACTCTCCTTAATACTGCCAACCCTGACAGACAAACAATTAACTGAGATTGCATCGAACATAGAACTGCGTACTTATGAACCTGGCTTAACCATTATTGGACAGGGGTATCCTGCCAAAGAATTCTACATCCTTATAGAAGGGACGGTCGAGGTAATTAACAAGAACGACGACTCGGAAGCTATTGTGCTGGAACGGTTAGAGCGAGGTAATTTCTTTGGCGAAATTGGTCTGCTCAAAGGCGAAAAATGTATAGAAAATGTCCGCGTCACCTCTGACTCAGAAGCGAAAGTTATGGTCATAGATCAGGAAACTTTTCTGAAAATGATTTATGAGTCAAAATTAACGAACGCTGTAATTAATTACCAAATGTTTC
- the devC gene encoding ABC transporter permease DevC: MFKKIPIAWLQLQYQKGQTIAAILGIAFTAILLFMQIGFRSGFLESLVQLPSSFQSEVFLMSASTTTVLKPVTFSERRLYQALAFKEVESVTPIYMSIILWKNPKNKAVFIERIQVIGFPVTSSVIDLPGIEDNIDKLKLDNAFLLDEKSRPELDPVVSDIKNQGKAITEIKTNYGLKKIEVIGLFQLGANTTFNGTVITSDSNFFNIFGRNREEINLGLINLKPGVDTQKLISKMENYFPNDVKMLSKSELITKEKDFYEYGSPVGLIFRFGLSGAIIVGTIILYQILYQKISKFIKDYATLKAIGHSHNSLVMIVLEQTLILAILGYIPGLILSGFMYEQLAKDTSLKFEMTFSVAIAVLLLICLICFTSGLIAVRKLKEADPADIFS, encoded by the coding sequence ATGTTTAAGAAAATTCCCATAGCTTGGCTGCAACTACAATACCAGAAAGGACAAACAATAGCAGCTATCCTGGGAATTGCTTTCACTGCTATTCTACTCTTTATGCAAATCGGGTTTCGCTCTGGTTTTTTAGAAAGTCTGGTTCAACTTCCTTCTAGTTTTCAGAGTGAAGTTTTTTTAATGAGTGCTTCAACTACTACTGTTCTTAAACCAGTGACTTTTTCTGAACGCCGTTTATATCAAGCTTTAGCCTTTAAAGAAGTAGAATCAGTTACCCCCATATACATGTCCATCATATTGTGGAAAAATCCTAAAAACAAAGCAGTTTTTATAGAAAGAATTCAGGTCATTGGCTTTCCTGTGACATCCTCAGTGATTGATTTACCAGGAATAGAAGATAATATAGATAAATTAAAACTTGATAATGCGTTTTTATTAGATGAAAAATCTCGACCAGAATTAGATCCAGTAGTATCTGATATCAAGAACCAAGGAAAAGCGATTACAGAAATAAAAACTAATTATGGCTTAAAAAAAATAGAAGTTATCGGATTATTCCAGTTAGGTGCTAACACTACATTCAATGGTACTGTCATTACTAGCGATTCAAATTTTTTTAATATATTTGGGAGAAATAGAGAAGAAATAAATTTGGGATTAATTAACCTGAAGCCAGGAGTAGACACCCAGAAACTTATTTCTAAAATGGAAAATTATTTTCCTAATGATGTAAAAATGTTATCCAAATCAGAGTTAATTACTAAAGAAAAGGATTTTTATGAATACGGTTCCCCGGTGGGGTTGATTTTTCGCTTTGGTCTAAGCGGTGCTATTATTGTAGGAACTATTATTCTATATCAAATTTTATATCAAAAAATATCAAAATTTATCAAAGACTATGCTACATTAAAAGCAATTGGTCATAGTCACAATTCCCTGGTAATGATTGTATTAGAACAAACATTGATTTTGGCCATTTTAGGATATATTCCAGGATTGATTTTATCGGGTTTTATGTACGAACAGCTTGCTAAAGATACAAGTCTGAAGTTTGAAATGACATTCAGTGTGGCGATCGCTGTTTTGTTACTGATCTGTTTAATCTGTTTCACTTCTGGTTTAATTGCTGTCAGAAAGCTAAAAGAAGCAGATCCTGCCGATATTTTCAGCTAA
- the dtd gene encoding D-aminoacyl-tRNA deacylase produces MRVIIQRVKSSQVEVDRRVIGKIGRGLNLLVGIADTDTEAELDWMVRKCLDLRLFPDETTGNDRWEKSVQDIGGELLVVSQFTLYGDCRKGRRPSFSQSAAPEYARALYQLFVDKLRMSGLRVETGEFGAMMDVSIENDGPVTLLLEKEALVR; encoded by the coding sequence ATGCGCGTAATCATCCAACGAGTCAAATCCTCTCAAGTCGAAGTAGACAGAAGAGTTATTGGGAAAATAGGGCGAGGGCTTAACCTACTAGTCGGTATTGCGGATACTGATACGGAAGCTGAATTAGACTGGATGGTGCGAAAGTGTCTAGATTTAAGGCTATTTCCAGACGAGACTACTGGTAATGACCGTTGGGAAAAGTCGGTGCAGGATATAGGTGGTGAGCTATTGGTGGTTAGCCAGTTTACCCTTTATGGAGATTGTCGCAAAGGACGCCGCCCTTCCTTTAGTCAGTCCGCTGCTCCAGAATACGCTAGGGCACTATATCAACTATTTGTAGATAAGTTACGGATGAGTGGGTTGCGGGTAGAAACTGGTGAGTTTGGTGCGATGATGGATGTTTCTATAGAAAATGATGGTCCTGTGACACTGTTGTTGGAGAAAGAAGCATTAGTAAGGTAA